Proteins from one Prinia subflava isolate CZ2003 ecotype Zambia chromosome 4, Cam_Psub_1.2, whole genome shotgun sequence genomic window:
- the LOC134549553 gene encoding uncharacterized protein LOC134549553, protein MSAKTAISSAVLFASLLTIAQAWLVPQPQQNVWAVLAKSLGQDHICLNQASAANPMASCLVGIPFKDREMPKMLLGYAQKLRQEAAKMEHNLKHAHYIVAWYNYIKSLPKLENEPQELELLGSARAESCFHIRNDHVQRHHRHFVSSKAHFNTHWCNAVSFSYPPIPPQKSAQVFAHPRQLPRGTFLICGDHAWAGIPSHLSGGPCTFGTLGLFSPNKSQILDWVTQNSTNGAHLLAHSRRKREDYSLKKLADNCDEEIIHWSRSKGIAITVFAPWVAIAKTLGELGHLECWVAKQSRLTSRALSNLLKDEEITRQATLQNRAAIDYLLLLHGHSCEEFEGLCCFNLTSRAKGTREALKQMENMIGDIKQEYGDWLSNLFKEWGISGWTGSILRTVLLIVFVLFVAIASLGLMKKMLQNLISSSTSPLKAEVHRVAVEVGPEVFKEEEESFVDEDEQAEQLEIIVEEVRSFPREQWPTQQQWFAESYPRSEHLVDPPQFGYLR, encoded by the coding sequence ATGAGCGCCAAGACTGCCATCAGTTCAGCCGTCCTCTTCGCCAGTCTCCTGACCATCGCCCAGGCGTGGCTCGTCCCCCAGCCGCAACAGAACGTCTGGGCTGTCTTGGCCAAATCACTGGGCCAAGACCACATATGTCTCAACCAAGCGAGTGCCGCGAATCCCATGGcatcctgcctcgtggggatcccatttaaagatcgtgagatgcccaagatgcttctaggttatgctcaaaaacttagacaagaagctgctaaaatggagcataacctaaagcatgcccattacatcgtcgcgtggtacaattatattaaaagtcttccaaagttagaaaacgagcctcaggagctggagcttctaGGTTCCGCCAGAGCcgaatcttgttttcatatccGCAACGACCACGTCCAGCGTCACCACCgtcattttgtctcctccaaagcccattttaatacTCATTGGTGCAACGCTGTGTCCTTTAGTTATCCtccaatccctccccaaaaatcagcccaagtcTTTGCCCATCCCCGCCAGCTTCCTAGGGGAACATTCTTGATTTGCGGAGACCACGCgtgggcaggtatcccctctcacctctccggaggcccgtgcacctttgggaccctcggattgttttcacccaacaaatcacaaattttggattgggttacacaaaattctacaaatggtGCACATCTATTGGCACACTctagaaggaagagagaagactactctctcaaaaaattggCAGACAATTGCGATGAGGAAATTATCCATTGGAGCAGATCTAAAGGCATCGCAATCACAGTATTTGCGCCGTGGGTCGCCATTGCTAAGACCCTCGGAGAATTAGGCCATTTGGAATGTTGGGTAGCTAAGCAATCCCGTTTGACTTCTAGGGCCCTAtcaaacctcctgaaagatgaggaaattacgaggcaggcaaccctccagaatcgtgcagccatcgattacctcctgctcctccacggtcactcgtgtgaggagtttgaggggctctgctgctttaatttgacatcTAGGGCCAAGGGGACTCGCGAGGcactcaaacaaatggaaaacatgatagGAGACATCAAGCAAGAATACGGGGACTGGCTCAGTAATTTGTTCAAGGAATGGGGGATCTCGGGTTGGACGGGATCGATTCTTAgaactgttctgttaattgtttttgtgctttttgttgccattgccagccttggactaatgaaaaagatgttgcagaatttgatttcttcctccacatcaccACTCAAAGCTGAAGTCCACCGAGTAGCCGTTGAAGTAggcccagaagtgttcaaggaggaggaggaaagcttcgttgatgaggacgagcaggctgaacagcttgaaatcaTCGTGGAAGAAGTGCGCAGCTTTCCTCGAGAACAATGGCCTActcaacagcagtggtttgcagaaTCATACCCACGTTCTGAACACCTGGTGGACCCCCCTCAATTCGGATATCTGAGATAG